In the Apteryx mantelli isolate bAptMan1 chromosome 1, bAptMan1.hap1, whole genome shotgun sequence genome, one interval contains:
- the XG gene encoding glycoprotein Xg — MGRLRTILLLCLGFLLVHVRGQRDFDLADALDHPEDIITRKPTVIRRPTRRPVLNSDLHLGDALGGGDIPRKPLYPPLPPRPGSHSNSGGFNDLDLLDGKPLPPQLPGEDEHHFNHGGNTDSGLIAGVTSPIISAFVILVVGSIAAYSAYKNRRLCFKPRGGATV; from the exons ATGGGGAGATTAAGAACTATCCTTCTTTTGTGCCTTGGTTTTCTTCTAGTCCATGTAAGGG GTCAACGTGATTTTGATTTAGCTGATGCTCTTGATCATCCAG AGGACATAATTACCAGAAAACCTACAGTGATCAGAAGACCAACAAGAAGGCCAGTGCTGA ataGTGATTTGCATTTAGGAGATGCTCTTGGTGGGG GTGACATCCCAAGAAAACCTTTATATCCACCTCTTCCACCACGACCAGGAAGCCACAGCAATTCTG GAGGTTTTAATGACTTAGATCTCCTTGATGGGAAACCTTTACCACCACAACTACCAG GAGAAGATGAGCATCATTTCAATCATGGAGGAAATACTG ATTCAGGATTAATAGCTGGAGTTACATCTCCTATAATTTCTGCTTTTGTAATATTAGTTGTTGGATCGATAGCAGCCTACTCAGCTTACAAGAACAGGAGACTTTGTTTTAAACCACGAG gTGGAGCTACAGTGTAA